A region of Ochrobactrum quorumnocens DNA encodes the following proteins:
- the upp gene encoding uracil phosphoribosyltransferase, which yields MGVIVVSHPLVQHKLTIMRKRETSTASFRRLLKEISLLLCYEVTRDLELTTMHIDTPMMPMEAPILEGKKLVFASILRAGNGLLEGMLDLVPAARVAHIGLYRDHDTLQPIEYYFKAPEDIVNRLIIVVDPMLATGHSAIAAIDKLKERGATNIRFLCLLAAPEGIERFTAAHPDVEVFTASIDERLDEKGYIVPGLGDAGDRMYGTK from the coding sequence ATGGGCGTTATTGTCGTCAGCCACCCGCTTGTCCAGCACAAGCTCACCATTATGCGCAAGCGCGAAACCTCAACAGCAAGCTTCCGGCGTTTGCTGAAAGAAATATCGCTGCTGCTTTGCTATGAAGTGACGCGCGATCTCGAACTGACCACCATGCACATCGATACACCGATGATGCCAATGGAAGCACCAATCCTTGAAGGCAAAAAGCTGGTCTTCGCTTCCATCCTGCGCGCAGGCAATGGCCTGCTTGAAGGCATGCTGGATCTGGTGCCTGCTGCCCGCGTGGCACATATCGGCCTCTATCGTGACCACGACACGTTGCAGCCGATTGAATATTACTTCAAGGCGCCGGAAGATATTGTCAATCGCCTCATCATCGTGGTCGATCCAATGCTCGCCACCGGTCATTCTGCGATAGCAGCTATCGACAAGCTGAAAGAGCGCGGCGCAACCAACATCCGCTTCCTCTGCCTGTTGGCAGCCCCGGAAGGCATCGAACGCTTCACCGCGGCCCATCCGGATGTCGAAGTGTTCACGGCTTCGATCGATGAACGCCTTGATGAAAAAGGCTATATCGTGCCGGGCTTGGGTGACGCTGGCGACCGTATGTACGGCACGAAGTAA
- a CDS encoding SlyX family protein, whose protein sequence is MSTETRLMELEIRVAEQEKTIEELSSVLAEQWKTIDQLNKKLSALTDRFLTLEGQTAPEIPVTKPPHW, encoded by the coding sequence ATGTCCACGGAAACGCGCCTGATGGAACTTGAGATAAGGGTTGCTGAACAGGAAAAGACCATTGAAGAGCTTTCATCTGTCCTCGCCGAGCAGTGGAAGACGATTGATCAATTGAACAAAAAGCTGTCCGCGTTAACGGATCGTTTTCTGACACTAGAGGGACAAACAGCTCCTGAAATCCCTGTCACCAAGCCCCCACACTGGTAA
- a CDS encoding GNAT family N-acetyltransferase, which yields MIEIITLADRADLAATCAKWNHTQWGYLSGATEEDIVSGLQEIIHSTDGQAVRAALWNGELAGFVLLIHNDLDSHPHLKPWIASLLVAPEYRGRGVAKALMAAIEGAAHQLGYSEAYLYTDKPDLYRKIAWDDFEELKGDDEGMLIMNKKIARS from the coding sequence ATGATTGAGATTATAACTCTTGCTGATCGTGCCGACCTTGCCGCAACCTGCGCTAAATGGAACCACACACAGTGGGGATATTTGTCGGGCGCAACCGAAGAAGACATCGTTTCCGGGTTGCAGGAGATCATCCACTCCACTGACGGGCAGGCTGTCCGTGCGGCACTCTGGAATGGCGAACTCGCAGGATTCGTCCTTTTGATCCACAATGATCTGGACAGCCACCCTCATCTCAAGCCGTGGATTGCGAGCCTGCTCGTTGCACCGGAATACCGTGGGAGAGGAGTTGCGAAAGCTCTTATGGCCGCAATTGAAGGCGCTGCCCACCAGCTCGGCTACAGCGAAGCCTATCTTTATACGGACAAGCCCGACCTTTACCGCAAAATTGCCTGGGATGACTTCGAGGAGCTCAAGGGCGACGATGAAGGCATGCTGATCATGAATAAGAAAATCGCGCGGTCATAG
- the msrA gene encoding peptide-methionine (S)-S-oxide reductase MsrA: MGFLDSYRKKIEMPSQNDALPGRRDAIPTALKHFVSGQPLKGPWPEGMKQVMFGMGCFWGAERLFWQVRGVYVTAVGYAGGITPNPTYEETCTGLTGHAEVVLVVYDPNVVSLGELLSLFWEEHDPTQGMRQGNDIGTTYRSVIYTFDQADREIVEKSRGAYQDALAARGLGPVTTEIADAPTFYYAEDYHQQYLAKNPNGYCGLRGTGVSCPIPAAS, translated from the coding sequence ATGGGTTTCCTAGACAGCTATCGCAAGAAGATTGAAATGCCTTCGCAGAACGACGCCTTGCCGGGCCGTAGGGATGCTATTCCTACGGCTTTGAAGCATTTTGTGTCGGGTCAGCCGCTTAAAGGTCCATGGCCTGAGGGCATGAAGCAGGTCATGTTTGGTATGGGCTGTTTCTGGGGGGCAGAGCGGCTTTTCTGGCAGGTTCGTGGTGTTTACGTTACCGCCGTTGGATATGCAGGCGGAATTACGCCGAACCCGACCTATGAGGAAACCTGCACTGGTCTGACCGGGCATGCTGAAGTGGTTTTGGTGGTTTACGATCCGAATGTTGTGAGCCTCGGAGAGCTGTTGTCACTGTTCTGGGAAGAGCATGATCCGACACAGGGAATGCGACAGGGCAACGATATCGGCACAACCTATCGTTCTGTGATTTATACCTTCGATCAGGCCGATCGTGAAATTGTGGAAAAGAGCAGGGGCGCATATCAGGATGCACTTGCTGCTCGCGGTCTCGGACCCGTCACGACGGAGATTGCAGATGCTCCGACGTTCTATTACGCGGAAGATTATCATCAGCAATATCTGGCCAAGAATCCGAACGGCTATTGCGGCCTGCGTGGAACTGGCGTGAGCTGCCCGATACCGGCGGCGTCATAA
- a CDS encoding SIS domain-containing protein, whose product MVTTSFMRKETIEASAVVSRLLTEEAATIAAIKRLYEERKPRVITTAARGSSDHAASFFKYLFEISVGLPVASIGPSVTSVYNSRLQLQDGLHFTVSQSGASPDIVALQRAAKQGGAITVALVNVTDSPLAQQADIVLGLHAGKEQSVAATKSCIAGATALAAITAAISDDSALQAALTRLPQALDATTSAPIDEALITKLASIEGMYVVGRGTGFAVALEAALKAKETCGIHAEAFSLAEVMHGPIRLVHSGFPVLTFLNEDEAFSASNQAVDRLVGLGADVIAISARSAQHKAIGITPTGHGLIDPLVGLGAYYGLIERVALARGFDPDKPMNLSKVTETV is encoded by the coding sequence ATGGTCACGACATCATTTATGCGCAAAGAGACAATAGAGGCCTCGGCCGTTGTTTCGCGTTTGCTGACTGAAGAAGCCGCAACGATCGCGGCAATCAAACGTCTCTATGAAGAGCGTAAGCCACGTGTGATTACGACGGCTGCCCGCGGCTCATCGGATCACGCTGCATCCTTCTTCAAATATCTGTTCGAGATCAGCGTTGGCTTGCCGGTGGCTTCAATAGGTCCTTCGGTGACATCGGTTTATAACAGCCGCTTGCAGCTGCAGGATGGATTGCACTTTACGGTTTCGCAGTCCGGTGCCAGCCCCGACATTGTTGCGTTGCAGAGGGCGGCCAAACAGGGCGGAGCGATTACCGTGGCTCTCGTCAACGTAACCGACAGTCCTTTGGCGCAACAGGCCGATATTGTGCTGGGGTTACACGCAGGCAAAGAACAGAGCGTAGCTGCAACCAAATCCTGCATCGCGGGCGCTACCGCACTTGCCGCCATCACAGCAGCAATCAGCGACGACAGTGCGTTGCAAGCGGCGCTCACCAGACTGCCGCAGGCATTGGACGCAACGACGAGTGCTCCAATCGATGAGGCATTGATTACAAAACTCGCCTCAATTGAAGGAATGTATGTCGTCGGACGAGGCACTGGGTTTGCAGTCGCATTGGAAGCTGCCCTTAAGGCCAAGGAGACCTGTGGCATTCACGCAGAGGCTTTTTCGTTGGCCGAAGTTATGCATGGCCCCATTCGTCTGGTTCACAGCGGCTTTCCAGTCTTGACATTTTTGAATGAAGACGAAGCATTCAGCGCCAGCAACCAGGCAGTCGACCGTCTGGTTGGTCTTGGTGCTGATGTTATAGCGATTAGCGCTCGAAGCGCTCAACATAAAGCTATCGGGATCACGCCAACGGGACATGGTTTGATTGATCCGCTTGTAGGTCTAGGGGCTTATTACGGCTTGATTGAACGCGTTGCACTAGCCCGCGGTTTTGATCCCGATAAGCCTATGAATCTCAGCAAAGTCACCGAAACCGTTTAG